Proteins from a genomic interval of Clostridium sp. AN503:
- a CDS encoding DUF3791 domain-containing protein has translation MSKEAAFFIYLIERYAEDKKTTAQKVLVWWDSLNLTEFIYGMYEIYHVERLQNAFADIDELIISKQDKQ, from the coding sequence ATGAGTAAGGAGGCTGCATTTTTCATTTACCTGATAGAACGATATGCGGAAGACAAAAAAACTACAGCACAAAAAGTGCTGGTGTGGTGGGATTCTCTGAATCTGACGGAATTTATTTATGGTATGTATGAAATCTACCATGTAGAGCGTTTACAAAATGCTTTTGCTGATATTGATGAACTGATTATAAGCAAACAGGATAAACAGTAG
- a CDS encoding DUF4143 domain-containing protein, whose amino-acid sequence MNHENYKPRIIDKAVKQYLATFGAVCIEGPKWCGKTWTSFYHSQSAIFLGDPEGNFQNRKLAELSPDLVLEGEVPRLIDEWQEVPMLWDAVRYRVDQRAATGQFILTGSATPNHKGILHSGAGRIARLRMRPMSLAESGVSSGKVSLEKLCHGELVPAMTGDVSLKDLINHIIRGGWPASLDMPIDQAMLLPQEYLNAVIEDDAYRIDGIKRDTGKMKLLLRSLARNESTTATNKSLRRDVKAIDDEDIDVDTIADYLDIFRRLFIIENQPPFASRIRSSVRVKQAEKRHFSDPSLACALLKATPDMLLHDLETLGFLFEALCERDLRIYAESFRASLYHYQDYRNREIDAVIELPDGNWCGFEIKLGANQIDEAAENLRRIRDEIEADGGKLPSALCVLCGLSNAAYKREDGIFVVPITALKE is encoded by the coding sequence ATGAACCACGAGAATTATAAACCGCGGATTATTGACAAAGCAGTGAAGCAGTACCTGGCTACCTTTGGAGCGGTGTGCATAGAGGGGCCAAAATGGTGCGGCAAGACCTGGACGTCTTTCTATCATAGTCAAAGCGCCATATTTTTAGGAGATCCTGAGGGGAATTTTCAAAACAGGAAACTGGCCGAGCTGTCCCCGGATCTGGTTCTGGAAGGGGAGGTCCCCAGGCTGATCGACGAATGGCAGGAAGTGCCGATGCTGTGGGATGCTGTGAGATATCGGGTAGATCAGCGTGCGGCTACGGGACAGTTCATTTTGACCGGGTCGGCAACTCCGAACCATAAGGGGATACTGCACAGCGGGGCGGGGCGTATAGCAAGGCTCCGTATGCGTCCTATGTCCCTGGCTGAATCAGGGGTGTCAAGCGGTAAAGTATCTCTGGAAAAGCTGTGCCATGGAGAGCTGGTTCCCGCTATGACTGGGGATGTATCGCTGAAGGACCTCATTAATCATATTATCAGGGGCGGCTGGCCTGCAAGCCTGGATATGCCGATCGACCAGGCAATGCTGCTGCCTCAGGAATATTTGAATGCAGTGATCGAGGATGACGCCTACCGGATCGATGGCATCAAACGTGATACAGGAAAAATGAAGCTGCTGCTGCGTTCACTTGCCAGAAATGAAAGCACGACCGCAACCAACAAATCCTTAAGACGCGATGTGAAGGCAATTGATGATGAGGATATCGATGTAGATACGATCGCAGATTACCTGGATATTTTCAGAAGACTTTTTATTATAGAAAATCAGCCGCCGTTTGCATCGAGGATACGATCCTCTGTGCGTGTGAAGCAGGCCGAAAAGAGACATTTCTCAGATCCCTCCCTGGCGTGCGCCCTTTTAAAAGCAACACCAGATATGCTTCTTCATGATCTGGAAACACTGGGATTTCTTTTCGAGGCATTGTGCGAGCGGGATCTGAGAATCTATGCAGAATCATTCAGAGCCAGCCTTTATCATTATCAGGATTACCGTAATCGGGAGATTGACGCGGTCATAGAACTGCCGGACGGAAACTGGTGTGGGTTTGAGATAAAGCTGGGGGCGAATCAGATTGATGAAGCAGCAGAGAATTTGAGGAGGATCCGGGATGAGATAGAGGCGGACGGCGGAAAGCTGCCCTCAGCCCTCTGTGTCCTTTGTGGATTATCAAATGCGGCGTATAAACGTGAAGATGGGATCTTTGTGGTCCCGATAACTGCATTGAAAGAATAG
- a CDS encoding GNAT family protein encodes MDIQLKKWSLEMKESLMAICNAVDRQYLANRLPYPYTGADAEWWLTMVAEHDGQDGIFRAIMADGKVVGNITVEQKSDVYGKDAELGYLLNTEEWSKGIMTEAVRLICELAFSELDILRITGLVYEPNTASRRVLEKNGFELEGLMKNAVVKDDHIYNLFIYGKIK; translated from the coding sequence ATGGATATTCAGTTGAAAAAATGGTCTTTAGAAATGAAAGAAAGCCTTATGGCCATATGCAATGCCGTAGACAGGCAGTATCTGGCTAACAGGCTGCCCTATCCTTATACGGGTGCGGATGCAGAATGGTGGCTTACTATGGTGGCGGAGCACGATGGACAGGACGGGATTTTTCGTGCGATCATGGCGGACGGTAAGGTTGTGGGCAACATTACCGTGGAACAGAAATCGGATGTGTATGGCAAGGATGCGGAGCTCGGTTATCTGCTCAATACGGAGGAATGGTCAAAGGGGATCATGACCGAGGCCGTCAGGCTCATCTGCGAACTGGCTTTCTCAGAACTGGATATTCTTCGGATCACCGGGCTGGTATATGAGCCGAATACGGCATCCCGCAGGGTCCTGGAGAAGAATGGGTTTGAATTAGAAGGACTGATGAAAAATGCAGTCGTCAAAGATGATCATATCTATAATCTGTTCATCTATGGAAAGATAAAATGA
- the spoVT gene encoding stage V sporulation protein T, giving the protein MKATGIVRRIDDLGRVVIPKEIRRTLRLREGTPLEIFTDREGEIILKKYSPMVELTAFATQYAESMAQSTGMMVCITDRDQIIAVSGGPKKDLLQKNISKQLEHSINERETIVAGKDDKQFVPITTEEIEGVTAQAVMPIICEGDAIGSVALLSREPKAKFGEMEVRLVATAAGFLGRQMES; this is encoded by the coding sequence ATGAAAGCTACGGGAATAGTGAGAAGAATTGATGATCTGGGCCGGGTTGTGATCCCGAAGGAGATCCGTAGAACGCTCCGCTTAAGGGAAGGAACCCCCCTTGAGATCTTTACAGACAGGGAAGGGGAGATAATCCTGAAAAAATATTCCCCCATGGTGGAGCTGACCGCATTTGCCACGCAGTATGCGGAGTCTATGGCGCAGTCTACCGGCATGATGGTCTGTATCACGGACCGGGATCAGATCATCGCCGTTTCCGGCGGTCCCAAGAAGGATCTGCTTCAGAAAAATATCAGCAAACAGCTTGAGCATTCTATCAACGAGCGTGAGACGATCGTTGCGGGAAAGGATGACAAGCAGTTTGTGCCGATCACTACAGAGGAGATCGAGGGTGTGACGGCGCAGGCGGTGATGCCGATCATCTGTGAGGGAGACGCTATCGGTTCCGTAGCGCTCTTAAGCAGAGAACCAAAAGCCAAATTTGGCGAGATGGAGGTCAGGCTGGTGGCAACGGCTGCCGGTTTTTTGGGAAGACAGATGGAAAGCTGA
- a CDS encoding MarR family winged helix-turn-helix transcriptional regulator, whose protein sequence is MNQYSGIYRRCELLYIRHSLEQFGLQPLEGKILIYLEDHQCTQEDICIHFDLDKGRIARSLSELEKCGLVCRHINARNKRQKFVVVTEQGRRILEEIHRIFEQWDELCYTGFTEEEKKLYQDFVRRIAENVMNCRHREGDDNDGK, encoded by the coding sequence ATGAACCAATATTCCGGTATCTACCGCCGGTGTGAGCTTTTATACATCCGCCACTCCCTGGAACAGTTTGGCCTCCAGCCCCTGGAAGGGAAAATCCTCATATACCTGGAGGACCATCAATGTACCCAGGAAGACATCTGCATCCATTTTGACCTGGACAAAGGGCGGATCGCCAGAAGCCTGTCCGAGTTAGAAAAATGCGGCCTGGTCTGCCGCCATATAAACGCAAGGAACAAACGGCAGAAATTCGTGGTGGTCACGGAGCAGGGACGCCGCATCCTGGAAGAGATCCACAGGATCTTTGAACAGTGGGATGAGCTGTGCTACACCGGCTTCACCGAGGAAGAAAAAAAGCTTTATCAGGATTTTGTCCGGCGGATCGCCGAAAATGTGATGAATTGCAGACATAGAGAAGGAGACGATAACGATGGTAAATAA
- a CDS encoding type II toxin-antitoxin system PemK/MazF family toxin — MKIELVQAQKMLEWLKTKLYLDAVSSNAKARAIKRGQVYRCNFGCGIGSEMQKERPAVIIQNDIGNNRSGNTIVLPITHDTSSLPCVADITPVVDASGNLILDGQANASNIMCVSKARLGDFVCTISSKDMKKIDEAIARTVGLMGYYSDLTKKLADKISYIERIKEERNRAQDELAALKLTLDKPTDSN, encoded by the coding sequence ATGAAAATTGAATTAGTGCAGGCACAAAAAATGCTTGAGTGGTTAAAGACTAAATTATATTTAGATGCGGTGTCAAGTAATGCAAAAGCAAGAGCTATAAAACGAGGACAGGTATACCGGTGTAATTTTGGTTGTGGAATTGGAAGCGAGATGCAGAAAGAGCGTCCAGCAGTAATTATTCAAAATGATATTGGAAACAATAGATCAGGCAATACCATAGTACTTCCAATTACTCATGATACAAGTTCCCTGCCCTGTGTCGCAGATATTACTCCGGTAGTGGATGCATCGGGTAATCTTATACTTGATGGACAGGCAAATGCGTCAAATATAATGTGTGTAAGCAAAGCGAGACTAGGTGATTTTGTGTGCACAATATCATCGAAAGATATGAAGAAGATAGATGAAGCTATTGCCAGGACTGTTGGTTTAATGGGATATTATTCAGATTTGACCAAAAAACTTGCGGATAAAATATCATATATTGAGCGCATTAAAGAAGAACGAAACAGGGCGCAGGACGAACTGGCAGCTTTGAAATTAACGCTTGACAAACCCACGGATAGCAATTAG
- a CDS encoding MATE family efflux transporter, with protein MMFSRRDLFRLLGPLIVEQILAVLVGMVDVIMVAAVGEAAVSGVALVDSISLLIIQLLAALATGGAVVCSQYIGKQRPDQACHAAGQLILITAGCSVLFTAVALLGNRNLLELIFGNAEEAVMNNAATYFWLTALSYPFLAVYNSGAALFRSMGNSRVSMMASLVMNGINIVGNAICIYGLHMGVEGVAIPTLISRVFAAVLMMVLVQHPENVIRVKGLSQLRPEFSMIKKILSVGVPSGLESGMFQFGKLALQSLVSTLGTASIAGFAVASNLVTLEYLAGNALGLGLITIVGQCVGANERDQAKAYTKKLLALNYGILLLVCSVMILGRGPIVGIYNLSPEAAGLAGSLILVHSCAMVVWPPAFALPNTLRAGLDARFTMVVSVFSMWAFRIGFAYLFVRVWDLGVMGVWYGMFIDWIFRAAVFVWRFRGFTKRVRQV; from the coding sequence ATGATGTTTTCGAGACGAGACTTATTCCGGCTTCTGGGGCCGTTGATCGTGGAGCAGATCCTGGCGGTGCTGGTTGGGATGGTGGATGTGATTATGGTGGCGGCAGTCGGGGAAGCGGCGGTGTCCGGCGTGGCGCTGGTGGATTCCATCAGCCTGCTGATCATCCAGCTTTTAGCGGCTCTTGCCACGGGGGGAGCGGTGGTGTGCTCCCAGTATATAGGAAAGCAGCGGCCGGATCAGGCGTGCCACGCGGCGGGACAGCTGATCCTGATCACGGCGGGGTGTTCCGTCCTGTTTACGGCGGTGGCCCTTTTGGGCAACCGGAATCTGCTGGAGCTGATCTTCGGCAATGCGGAGGAAGCGGTCATGAACAACGCGGCTACTTATTTCTGGTTGACGGCTCTTTCCTATCCGTTTTTGGCGGTGTACAATTCTGGGGCGGCGCTGTTTCGGTCCATGGGCAATTCCCGGGTCTCCATGATGGCCTCCCTTGTGATGAACGGGATCAATATTGTGGGTAATGCCATCTGCATTTACGGGCTGCACATGGGAGTGGAAGGCGTGGCGATCCCTACCCTGATCTCCCGTGTGTTTGCTGCGGTTTTAATGATGGTTCTGGTGCAGCATCCGGAAAATGTCATCCGCGTGAAGGGGCTATCCCAGCTCAGGCCCGAGTTCTCCATGATCAAAAAGATCCTCAGCGTGGGCGTGCCCAGCGGATTGGAGAGCGGTATGTTTCAGTTCGGTAAACTTGCATTGCAGAGCCTGGTGTCAACCCTGGGGACGGCATCCATCGCAGGCTTTGCGGTCGCCAGCAACCTGGTAACCCTGGAATATCTGGCGGGAAATGCGCTGGGTCTGGGACTTATCACGATCGTGGGCCAGTGCGTGGGCGCTAATGAGAGAGATCAGGCAAAGGCTTACACGAAAAAACTGCTGGCGCTGAACTATGGGATATTGCTGCTGGTGTGCAGCGTGATGATCCTGGGGAGAGGACCGATCGTGGGGATCTACAACCTGTCGCCGGAGGCCGCGGGCCTGGCGGGAAGCCTGATCCTGGTCCATTCCTGCGCCATGGTTGTCTGGCCGCCGGCCTTTGCATTGCCCAATACCCTGCGGGCTGGTCTGGATGCCAGGTTTACGATGGTCGTATCTGTATTCTCCATGTGGGCGTTTAGGATCGGGTTTGCGTATCTGTTCGTGCGGGTCTGGGATCTGGGCGTTATGGGCGTGTGGTATGGGATGTTTATTGACTGGATCTTCCGGGCGGCGGTGTTTGTGTGGAGGTTCCGCGGGTTTACAAAGCGGGTGCGGCAGGTGTAA
- a CDS encoding DUF3990 domain-containing protein — MKLYHGSNAEVSYPIIRPNLRALDFGAGFYLTSSEQQAVKWAKVVARRRRKGAPQLNIYEFDESGLLMLNVLKFQTANAEWLDFVVNNRKELLMVNPYDIVIGPVANDSTLPVIDDYMDGVYTKEEAVKRLLPQNLTDQYAFLSEKALAYLKFKRSEQL, encoded by the coding sequence TTGAAACTGTATCATGGGAGCAATGCAGAAGTATCATATCCGATTATTCGTCCTAATTTACGTGCACTGGATTTTGGCGCAGGTTTTTATCTGACTTCCAGTGAACAACAGGCCGTAAAATGGGCAAAGGTGGTCGCGAGGCGCAGAAGAAAAGGGGCTCCCCAGCTTAATATTTATGAGTTTGATGAGTCTGGATTGCTGATGCTTAACGTTTTGAAGTTTCAGACTGCCAATGCTGAGTGGCTTGATTTTGTTGTTAATAACCGCAAAGAATTGTTGATGGTAAATCCATATGATATTGTAATTGGGCCAGTGGCAAATGATTCGACTTTGCCAGTCATCGATGATTATATGGATGGTGTTTATACGAAAGAAGAAGCGGTGAAACGGTTACTGCCTCAGAATTTGACAGATCAATATGCGTTTTTATCCGAAAAAGCATTAGCATATTTGAAATTTAAGAGGAGTGAACAGTTATGA
- a CDS encoding MarR family winged helix-turn-helix transcriptional regulator gives MQLEWLGKYRAFIESLIFYVNIYGQVYTSQGFHDTSVPCSVAQIQVLEYILENEEKNQKMAEVANRLGISPSAFSKNVKKMEEKGLLERYRSVNNKKDIIIKASPLGRQVYQEYVDSLWERRFKKSFEILDEVPEEYIKKFTEMLNYNAESLIAQMNERQRVLKKQETGEPAELVRINP, from the coding sequence ATGCAGTTAGAATGGCTTGGAAAATACAGGGCCTTTATAGAGAGCTTGATCTTTTACGTCAACATATACGGACAGGTATATACCAGCCAGGGCTTCCACGACACCTCCGTCCCCTGTTCCGTCGCCCAGATCCAGGTATTAGAATATATCCTGGAAAACGAGGAAAAGAACCAGAAGATGGCGGAAGTAGCCAACCGTCTGGGCATCTCTCCCAGCGCCTTCTCCAAGAACGTCAAAAAGATGGAAGAAAAGGGCCTTTTAGAAAGATACCGCAGCGTCAACAACAAAAAGGACATTATCATCAAAGCCTCCCCCTTAGGACGCCAGGTTTACCAGGAATACGTAGATTCCCTGTGGGAACGCCGTTTCAAAAAATCCTTTGAGATCCTGGATGAAGTACCAGAAGAATATATAAAGAAATTCACAGAAATGCTGAACTACAACGCCGAAAGCCTCATCGCACAGATGAACGAACGGCAGCGCGTTTTAAAAAAGCAGGAAACCGGCGAACCGGCGGAGCTGGTCAGGATCAACCCCTGA
- a CDS encoding SDR family oxidoreductase, which translates to MVFDFTDKVVLLTGAGVGIGAAAAEAYAENGAKVAVNSVSDSGQRLAEKIGAFGGQALSVRGDVSDPGQVQEMIRHTVEQFGGLDIVVNCAGIVCGGTVEEVELEQWEHVMSVNVTGTYLVCKYAMPHLKKSKGVIVNISSLVAVKGIANRAVYSASKGAVLALSKAMASDHLKDGVRVNVVSPGTVLSPSLMQRIQSEPDPDAAMKNYVSRQPLGRLGTPEEIAAAILFASSGEAGFLDGANIQIDGAGSL; encoded by the coding sequence ATGGTGTTTGATTTTACAGATAAAGTTGTTTTACTGACGGGGGCAGGTGTTGGGATCGGGGCCGCGGCTGCGGAGGCTTATGCTGAGAATGGCGCAAAGGTAGCGGTCAATTCTGTATCGGATTCCGGGCAGAGGCTGGCGGAGAAGATCGGGGCTTTCGGTGGACAGGCGCTGTCTGTCCGGGGCGATGTGAGCGATCCGGGGCAGGTGCAGGAGATGATCCGGCATACGGTGGAACAGTTTGGTGGTCTGGATATTGTGGTGAACTGTGCGGGGATCGTGTGCGGCGGCACGGTGGAGGAAGTGGAGCTTGAGCAGTGGGAGCATGTGATGTCTGTGAATGTGACCGGGACCTACCTGGTCTGCAAATACGCCATGCCGCACCTGAAAAAGTCGAAGGGCGTTATCGTCAATATTTCTTCGCTGGTGGCGGTCAAAGGCATCGCCAACCGCGCCGTCTACAGCGCTTCTAAGGGAGCGGTCCTGGCTTTGTCAAAGGCCATGGCTTCGGATCATTTAAAGGATGGGGTGCGGGTCAATGTGGTCTCCCCGGGGACAGTACTGTCGCCGTCCCTGATGCAGCGGATCCAGTCTGAGCCGGACCCGGATGCCGCCATGAAAAATTATGTTTCCAGGCAGCCCCTTGGAAGGCTGGGCACACCGGAGGAGATCGCAGCGGCAATCTTGTTTGCCTCCAGCGGGGAGGCCGGGTTCCTGGATGGGGCCAATATCCAGATCGATGGGGCTGGTTCGCTTTAA
- a CDS encoding RNA-binding domain-containing protein, translating into MEDLKALIQDLRSYTLEEEWFEFKENWYEPSGIGEYISSMSNVAAMIGKEYAYLVWGINNETHELTGTTFDYHRDVKNEPLEHFLARQIFPDINFQFHELTVEEKRVVILSIPAAEKVPTAFNNNRFLRIGSSKVNLNKFPERESKLFDILRNDFPTMESMESYSQELTFRKLFLYYEDKGIVLNKDTFKKNLGLLTKDGKYNLLAQLLSDDSKIPIRVSIFSGTDKTSPLYSVREFGNSCVLISLDKILEYGDVLNIIQANEQNRIVERKEVPLFNPNAFREAIINAFVHNLWISGNAPMITIYSDRIEILSRGTLAPTQTIEGFYLGESVPVNRCLSDIFLQLHISERSGRGVPIITKEYGKNAYEFREKSIVVTIPFERLANKVGDNVADKVRDKSLNATRTRILEEMRNNPNITQPQLSTIIGIGRTATQNNISYLRRNGFIERVGSNKNGYWKVLQN; encoded by the coding sequence GTGGAAGATCTAAAGGCATTAATTCAGGATTTAAGATCATATACGTTAGAGGAAGAATGGTTTGAGTTTAAAGAAAATTGGTATGAGCCGTCTGGAATTGGCGAATATATATCGAGCATGTCTAATGTCGCTGCTATGATTGGAAAGGAATATGCATATCTGGTTTGGGGAATCAATAATGAAACGCACGAATTGACAGGCACTACCTTTGATTATCACAGAGATGTAAAAAATGAACCATTGGAACATTTTTTAGCAAGACAAATTTTTCCTGATATTAATTTTCAGTTTCATGAATTGACAGTTGAAGAAAAACGAGTTGTTATTCTAAGTATTCCAGCAGCAGAAAAGGTGCCTACGGCATTTAATAATAACCGTTTTCTACGTATTGGTTCGAGCAAGGTCAACTTAAATAAATTTCCAGAACGAGAATCAAAGCTATTTGATATTTTGCGAAATGATTTTCCGACAATGGAGAGTATGGAAAGTTACAGTCAGGAACTGACATTTCGCAAATTATTTTTATATTATGAAGATAAAGGGATTGTATTAAACAAAGATACTTTCAAAAAGAACTTGGGCCTGCTTACAAAAGATGGAAAGTATAATCTTTTAGCGCAATTATTATCAGATGATAGTAAAATTCCTATAAGGGTATCTATTTTTAGCGGAACTGATAAAACATCACCACTGTATTCTGTTCGTGAATTTGGAAACAGTTGTGTGCTTATCTCGTTAGATAAGATATTAGAATATGGGGATGTGCTCAATATTATTCAAGCGAATGAGCAGAACCGTATTGTTGAGAGAAAAGAAGTTCCATTATTTAACCCAAATGCTTTTCGCGAAGCAATTATAAATGCATTTGTCCATAATTTATGGATCAGTGGAAATGCACCAATGATCACGATTTATTCGGATCGTATAGAAATATTGTCAAGAGGGACACTTGCACCAACACAGACAATAGAAGGATTTTATCTTGGAGAGTCGGTTCCGGTGAATAGATGCCTTTCAGATATATTTCTTCAATTGCATATTAGTGAGCGGTCGGGCAGAGGTGTACCGATTATTACAAAAGAATATGGGAAAAATGCCTATGAATTTAGAGAAAAGTCAATTGTTGTAACAATACCATTTGAAAGACTGGCAAATAAGGTGGGGGATAATGTGGCAGATAAAGTGAGGGATAAATCTCTCAATGCCACAAGAACCCGAATATTGGAAGAAATGAGAAATAATCCAAATATAACCCAACCACAACTTTCAACTATAATTGGAATTGGAAGAACCGCAACTCAAAATAATATTTCTTATTTGAGAAGGAATGGTTTTATTGAACGCGTTGGATCGAATAAAAACGGGTACTGGAAGGTTCTTCAAAATTGA
- a CDS encoding MATE family efflux transporter gives MVNNLTEGKPLKLLFFFAMPMVVGNLFQQLYNMVDSMVVGRFVGEDALAAVGSSFPVVFLSVAIAAGLSMGCTVVISQFFGAGKIRDMKVTVSTSLISLGVIGLGIMALGEMIALPLLKLLGTDPDIMADSLAYLRIYFGGAVFLFLYNTLNGIYNALGDSKTPLKFLMVSALTNIVLDLLFVIKFHMGVAGVAWATLIAQGLCAFVSFFVLIGRLKKMEDEPGNTQISFSYFDADAARRIAKVGIPSMLQQSIVSVSMMMMQGLVNSYGKVFVAGYTAATKIDTLAMLPNMNFSNAMSSYTAQNIGAGKHDRVKQGYKASMFMVVIFSLVITAFIFLFGPQLLGLFLNQGSEGSAMSYGLQYMQTVSVFYILMGVLFVSNGLLRGAGDMGAFMLSSVANLFCRVAAAYLLAHFIGVSAIWWSIPTGWVIGSVFSILRVRGGKWSRKTLVG, from the coding sequence ATGGTAAATAATCTGACTGAAGGAAAGCCTTTAAAACTGTTATTTTTCTTTGCAATGCCCATGGTGGTGGGCAATCTGTTCCAGCAGCTTTATAACATGGTGGATTCCATGGTGGTGGGCCGCTTCGTGGGCGAGGACGCTTTGGCGGCGGTCGGCTCCTCCTTTCCGGTGGTATTCCTCTCCGTAGCCATTGCCGCCGGCCTGTCCATGGGCTGTACGGTTGTTATTTCCCAGTTTTTCGGCGCAGGCAAGATCCGCGACATGAAGGTCACGGTCTCCACCTCCCTCATCTCCCTGGGTGTCATCGGCCTTGGCATCATGGCGTTAGGGGAAATGATCGCCCTTCCGCTTCTGAAGCTTCTTGGGACCGACCCGGATATCATGGCTGACTCCCTCGCCTACCTGCGGATCTACTTCGGAGGCGCAGTATTTTTGTTCCTGTATAATACCTTAAACGGTATCTACAACGCATTGGGAGACAGCAAGACCCCGTTAAAATTCCTGATGGTCTCCGCCCTGACCAACATTGTGCTGGATCTGCTTTTCGTCATTAAGTTTCACATGGGCGTGGCCGGTGTGGCGTGGGCGACCCTGATCGCACAGGGACTGTGCGCTTTTGTCTCCTTCTTTGTGCTGATCGGACGCTTAAAGAAGATGGAGGACGAACCGGGCAATACACAGATCTCCTTCTCCTACTTCGACGCGGACGCCGCCCGGAGGATCGCCAAGGTCGGGATTCCGTCCATGCTCCAGCAATCCATTGTCTCCGTGAGCATGATGATGATGCAGGGCCTGGTCAATTCCTACGGCAAGGTATTTGTGGCGGGCTACACTGCTGCCACCAAGATCGATACCCTGGCTATGCTGCCCAATATGAACTTTTCCAACGCCATGTCCAGCTACACTGCCCAGAATATCGGCGCAGGCAAGCACGACCGGGTAAAACAGGGCTACAAAGCCAGCATGTTTATGGTGGTAATATTTTCCCTGGTCATTACCGCATTTATCTTCCTGTTTGGCCCTCAGCTTTTAGGCCTGTTCCTCAACCAGGGATCTGAGGGCAGCGCTATGAGCTATGGCCTCCAGTACATGCAGACCGTATCTGTATTCTACATCCTGATGGGAGTCCTTTTCGTCAGCAACGGCCTGCTGCGCGGAGCCGGGGATATGGGCGCATTTATGTTAAGCTCTGTGGCAAACTTATTCTGCCGCGTGGCTGCCGCCTATCTTCTGGCTCATTTTATCGGCGTCAGCGCGATCTGGTGGTCCATTCCCACCGGCTGGGTCATCGGTTCTGTCTTCTCCATCCTGCGGGTGAGGGGCGGCAAATGGAGCCGGAAGACCCTGGTTGGATAG
- a CDS encoding zinc ribbon domain-containing protein produces the protein MFFIMGVSQGQKKLNFDQLVICGHCGRYGHLEVYMVYSYLSLFFIPVFKWGRRYYVRTTCCDTTVEISGDLGRQIDRGEVTSLPESIIPADYQYRGQGQPQGQTQGQAQPQGQTQTQPEVCAQAKKRCPSCGFETEEDYQFCPKCGQRL, from the coding sequence ATGTTTTTTATCATGGGCGTCAGCCAGGGACAGAAAAAACTGAATTTTGACCAGCTGGTCATCTGTGGGCACTGCGGCAGATATGGGCATCTGGAAGTCTATATGGTGTATTCCTATTTGAGCCTGTTTTTCATACCGGTATTTAAATGGGGACGCCGATACTATGTGCGGACGACCTGCTGTGATACTACAGTGGAGATAAGCGGGGATCTGGGCAGGCAGATCGACCGGGGAGAGGTAACGTCGCTGCCGGAGAGTATTATCCCGGCGGATTATCAGTACCGGGGACAGGGGCAGCCGCAAGGACAGACACAAGGGCAGGCACAGCCGCAAGGGCAGACACAGACGCAGCCGGAAGTTTGCGCTCAGGCAAAAAAACGCTGCCCATCCTGCGGATTTGAGACGGAAGAAGACTACCAGTTCTGCCCAAAATGCGGACAGCGGCTATGA